GCCACCCCGGTGACCTCCCCCCAGGAGCTCCTCGAAGCCCTCAACTGGTCGGTGACCGCCCGGCAAGCGGAGGTCCAGCTGCAGCTGCCCGCCGACCCGGTGGAGGCCCGCCTCCTCGAGCTACTCGGGCGGGAGCCCATGCACATCGATGAGATCGCCCGGGCCGCTGGTCTGTCTATTGCTCAGGTGAGCAGCGCCCTCACCGTGATGGAGATCAAGGGGATGGTCCGCCACCTCGGCGCCCAGCATTATATCCGGGGATGATCCCCCGCTTCGGCCCCCGGAAGCACTCTCTCGACTTTTAACCAGAAGGCACAAAGGGGAATCCTTCGCCTCTGATGATGCCCAGCCATCCTCGGGAAGTTTCCCCTGGATCTACTTCATCCTATTCAGAGACGCCTCTCGATCGCCTGACGTCCCAACTCGCGTCCAAGGGCTCGGCGCCTTGACAAGCATACTCCGAACTGTGTAGAATGACGTTAAACTTCCCCCTCCAGAGAGGGCCAGGGCGCTCTTCCCCATTGCTGGCGCACAACCGGAGGCGACATCCGGCCGGTGCGGTCAACCCGCATCCGCCGGATCAAATTATTTAGAGCGCTCGCTAAACTGGCAGGAAAGGAGGGAGCCATGTGCGGTCCACAGGTCTATGAGGCGATGGCGCGGGCCTGGAGCCGTCGGGACTTCCTCAAGATGCTGGGCGGCGCGATGGCGGCCGCCGTGCTTCCCTCCTCCGGCCCGACGGTCTGGCCCTGGCTGAGCGTGGAGATCCAGGGCGCGCGCGAAGGCGACCTCGTCTCCTTCACCCTCACCGTCCGCAACCTCACCGAGGAGACCATCTCCGACCTCTACGTCGCCGGCCACGTCCCCCGCAACGCGGATTTCATCGCCGCCACGGCCACCCCGGCCCGGGCCTGGTTCCGGGGCTTCGAGGCCGAAGGCGGAGACCTCCAGTCAGCCGTCTGGCTGGCCGAGGAGATCCCGCCCAAGGGCACCCTGGGGCCCTTCCGCTATCAGGTGGCGCCCCACCCGGCCGCCACCCTGGTGAGCGCCCACGGGTTCGTCTCCTGGCGGAAGCCCGCCTACGGAGAGGCGGCCTCCGCCCCCGTCGGGGTGATGGTGCGGACCGCCGTCCGCGTCTTCCAGCGCAAGGTCGACCTCACCTACGTGCAGAGCCCCAACTTCCCCATCTGGCCTGGGGCGCCTCGCCTTCAGATCGAGAACGTCTTCAACCACGCCCAGCACGGCTTCTACGCCAACCGCTGGCACATCTACGAGCACCACGGCACCCACATGGACGCCCCCGTCCACTTCGGGAAGAACGCCCTGACCATCGAGCGGCTCCCCGCGGAGGTCCTGGTCGCCCCGGCGGCGGTCATCGACATCCGCGACCGCGCCCGGCGCAATCCCGACGCCCAGCTCACCCCTGACGACATCCGGGCCTGGGAGCGGCGCTACGGGCGTCTTCCGGACGGCGCCGTGGTGTTCATGTGGAGCGGATGGGGAGCCCGGGTGGGCAACGAGGCCGCCTACCGCAACATGGACGCCCAGGGCGTGATGCACTTCCCGGGTTTCCATCCGGACACCGCCGAGTTCCTCCTGAAGGAGCGCAATATCGTGGGCATTGGGGTGGACACCCTGAGCTTGGACTACGGGGCGTCCACGGACTTCAAGACCCACTACACGATCCTCCCGGCCAACAAGTGGGGGCTGGAGAACGTCGCCAACCTGGGCCGCATTCCGCCTGCCGGGGCCATGGTCTTCGTCGGCGCCCTGCGCATCGAAGGCGCCTCGGGCGGCCCCGTCCGCCTGATCGCGGTGTGGTAGCGAGGTGTGGAAAGAAACGGGCAACCATCCCCGGCGGGGACGATCCCCGCCGCGGGGAATTTTTTCTAATAAGGAGGGCGACCATGGCGGTGAAGGAGATTGTGGCGGATATCCGCCACCTGAGCGGCGAGGTGTATTATCCTTCCCCCGAGGTCCTGGAGCGCGCCTACATCAAGGACTACCCCTCCCTCTACCAGCGTGCGATGCAGGACCTCGAGGCCTTCTGGGCCGAACGCGCCGAGGAGCTGGAGTGGTTCCGGAAATGGGACCGTGTCCTCGACGACAGCAACAAGCCCTTCTACAAGTGGTTCGTCGGCGGCAAGATCAACATCTGCTACAACGCCGTGGACCGCCACATGAAGACCTGGCGCAAGAACAAGGTGGCGCTCTACTGGGAGGCGGAGAACGGCGAGCGCCGGGTGCTGAGCTACTACGATCTCTACCGCGAGGTCAACCGCTTCGCCAACGTCCTGAAGGCCCTGGGGATCCGCAAAGGCGATCGGGTGACCATCTACATGCCCCGCATCCCGGAGCTGCCCATCGCCATGCTGGCCTGTGCCCGCATCGGGGCGATCCACAGCGTGGTCTTCGCCGGCTTCTCCGTGGAGGCCCTCCACACCCGCATCGAAGACTCCAAATCCCGCCTGGTGATCACCGCCGACGGCGGATACCTGAACGGGCGCATCGTGGAGACCAAGCGCACGGTGGATGAAGCCGTTCGGCGCTCCCCCTCCGTGGAGCACGTGCTGGTGGTCCGCCGCACCCGCCACGAGGTGCCCATGGAGCCCGGGCGGGATTACTTCTACGATGAGCTGGCCCGGCTGCCCTTCGCCCAGGGCGAATGCCCGGTGGAGGAAACCGACGCCGAGGACCCCCTCTACATCCTCTACACCTCCGGCACCACCGGCGCCCCCAAGGGCCAGGTCCACGTCCACGGCGGCTACGCGGTTTATATCTACACGACCATGAAGTGGGTCTTCGACATCAAAGATGAGGACATCTGGTGGTGCACGGCGGACCCCGGGTGGGTGACCGGGCACTCCTACATCGTCTACGCGCCGCTGATGCTGGGGGCCACCAGCGTGATGTATGAGGGGGCGCCGACGTATCCTTACCCGGATCGCTGGTGGAGCATCGTGGAGAAATACGGGGTGACCGTGCTGTACACCACCCCCACGGCCATCCGGGGGCTGATGCGCTTCGGGGATGAGTGGCCCAACCGGCGCCACCTCTCCTCCCTGCGCCTGCTGGGGACGGTGGGCGAGCCCATTAACCCGGAGGCCTGGCGCTGGTATTATCGGGTGATCGGCAAGGGGCGCTGCCCGATCATGGACACCTGGTGGATGACGGAGACGGGCGGCTTCATGATCACCCCCATGCCTTGTGTTCCCCTCAAGCCCGGCTCGGCCACCCTGCCCTTCCCGGGCATCCGGGCCGATGTG
Above is a genomic segment from Thermoflexus hugenholtzii JAD2 containing:
- a CDS encoding cyclase family protein, whose product is MCGPQVYEAMARAWSRRDFLKMLGGAMAAAVLPSSGPTVWPWLSVEIQGAREGDLVSFTLTVRNLTEETISDLYVAGHVPRNADFIAATATPARAWFRGFEAEGGDLQSAVWLAEEIPPKGTLGPFRYQVAPHPAATLVSAHGFVSWRKPAYGEAASAPVGVMVRTAVRVFQRKVDLTYVQSPNFPIWPGAPRLQIENVFNHAQHGFYANRWHIYEHHGTHMDAPVHFGKNALTIERLPAEVLVAPAAVIDIRDRARRNPDAQLTPDDIRAWERRYGRLPDGAVVFMWSGWGARVGNEAAYRNMDAQGVMHFPGFHPDTAEFLLKERNIVGIGVDTLSLDYGASTDFKTHYTILPANKWGLENVANLGRIPPAGAMVFVGALRIEGASGGPVRLIAVW
- the acs gene encoding acetate--CoA ligase, producing the protein MAVKEIVADIRHLSGEVYYPSPEVLERAYIKDYPSLYQRAMQDLEAFWAERAEELEWFRKWDRVLDDSNKPFYKWFVGGKINICYNAVDRHMKTWRKNKVALYWEAENGERRVLSYYDLYREVNRFANVLKALGIRKGDRVTIYMPRIPELPIAMLACARIGAIHSVVFAGFSVEALHTRIEDSKSRLVITADGGYLNGRIVETKRTVDEAVRRSPSVEHVLVVRRTRHEVPMEPGRDYFYDELARLPFAQGECPVEETDAEDPLYILYTSGTTGAPKGQVHVHGGYAVYIYTTMKWVFDIKDEDIWWCTADPGWVTGHSYIVYAPLMLGATSVMYEGAPTYPYPDRWWSIVEKYGVTVLYTTPTAIRGLMRFGDEWPNRRHLSSLRLLGTVGEPINPEAWRWYYRVIGKGRCPIMDTWWMTETGGFMITPMPCVPLKPGSATLPFPGIRADVVDENGNPCPPGVEGYLVIQNPWPGMSRTLYGDPDRYVKTYWSKYPGWFFTGDSARRDEDGYFYIIGRVDDVLKVSGYRLGTAEIESALVAHPAVAEAAAIGLPHEVKGEGIHCYVILKAGYTPSEALAEELRQHVAQLIGPIARPEAIHFVDKLPKTRSGKIMRRVLRARALGLPEGDLSTLEE